A window of Myxococcota bacterium genomic DNA:
CCGCGCGCGCCAGCTCGATCGCGATCGCGCGGCCGATGCCGCGCGAGCCACCGGTCACCAGCGCCACCTTGCCGGCCAGCGAGTCACTCATGCGGTCACCTCCGCGGCGCGCGCCACCGCGCCCTCGAGGTCGGCCAGCTTCTCCACGTTGGCGCGGCCCAGGTTGCGGTCGATCTTCGCCGCCAGGCCGCTCAGCACCTTGCCGGGCCCGACCTCGAGCTCGAGCTGCGCGCCCGCGGCGATCAGCGCCTGCACGCACTCGACCCAGCGCACCGGCGCAGTCACTTGCGCGCGCAGGCGCGCGCGCGCGTCGGCGACCGACGTGTAGGGCTTGGCGTCGACGTTCGAGACCACCGGCGTACGCAGCTCGCGGAAGCCCGCCGCGCCGAGCTCGGGCGTGAGCTTCTCCATCGCGGGCGTCATGAGCTCGCAGTGGAAGGGGGCAGACACCTCGAGCGGCACCACGCGCTTGGCGCCGGCCTTGAGCAGCGCCTCGCCGGCCGCTCGCACGGCCGCGCTGCGCCCCGCGATCACGGTCTGCACGGGTGAGTTGAAGTTCGCCGGCGCCACGACGCCGGGAGTCTCTCGGCAGATGCGCGCCACGGTCTCGGGGTCCGAGCCCAGGATGGCCGCCATCGCGCCCTCGCCCTGCGGCACGGCCTCCTGCATCAGCGCGCCGCGCCGGCGCACGAGCTTCACGGCGTCGGCCAGCGGCAGCCCGCCCGCAGCCACCACCGCCGCGTACTCACCGAGGCTGTGACCCGCGAACAGGAGCGGCGGGTTGGGCAGGCGTGTCTCGACCACGCGCCAGATGGCGATCGAGGCCGCGAGCACCGCCGGCTGAGTCACTTCCGTGCGCGCGAGCTCCGACTCGGGTCCGCGCGCGATCAGGTCGACGAGCCCGCCGCCGAACGCCGCGTCGGCCTCGTCGAGCGCCGCGCGCGCGCCGGGGAAGCGCTCCGCGAAGTCCGTCGCCATACCGACGGCCTGCGAGCCCTGTCCGGGGAAGACGACTGCCAGCATCGCGCCCGCATTCGGTGCGGCCAGCGGCCTTACACCTCCTGCTCCGCCTCGACCTGGAAGATCTGCCGGTCGCGATAGTGACCGCACTCGGCGCAGACCCGATGCGGGCGCTTGATGGCCCCGCACTTCGGGCAAGTCGAGCGGGCGGGCGGAGTCAGCGCGTCGTGCGCGCGCCGCATTCGCGACTGCGACTTGGACATCTTTTTCTTGGGACCAACCATGACGGAATCCTTCTCACTTTCGGCGGCGGGGTCTCTGGCGCGATTCCTCGAGCATCTGTCCCAGCCCTGCGAACGGCCGGCTGGTCTGCTTCGTCT
This region includes:
- the fabD gene encoding ACP S-malonyltransferase, whose amino-acid sequence is MLAVVFPGQGSQAVGMATDFAERFPGARAALDEADAAFGGGLVDLIARGPESELARTEVTQPAVLAASIAIWRVVETRLPNPPLLFAGHSLGEYAAVVAAGGLPLADAVKLVRRRGALMQEAVPQGEGAMAAILGSDPETVARICRETPGVVAPANFNSPVQTVIAGRSAAVRAAGEALLKAGAKRVVPLEVSAPFHCELMTPAMEKLTPELGAAGFRELRTPVVSNVDAKPYTSVADARARLRAQVTAPVRWVECVQALIAAGAQLELEVGPGKVLSGLAAKIDRNLGRANVEKLADLEGAVARAAEVTA
- the rpmF gene encoding 50S ribosomal protein L32 translates to MVGPKKKMSKSQSRMRRAHDALTPPARSTCPKCGAIKRPHRVCAECGHYRDRQIFQVEAEQEV